In Miscanthus floridulus cultivar M001 chromosome 5, ASM1932011v1, whole genome shotgun sequence, one genomic interval encodes:
- the LOC136454909 gene encoding probable pectin methyltransferase QUA3: RRWSPRWLQRVKGSGSSGWQWSFLDVVWGVFLIAVVVFLALVFTLRRGDPVLTAASVARAGGSGGAVPPCAVSEVDLLPCEDPRRSSRLSREMNYYRERHCPARGEAIACLVPPPRGYRVPVPWPESLHKIWHDNMPYGKIAERKGHQGWMKHEGSHFIFPGGGTMFPDGAEQYIEKLSQYVPLKTGVVRTGLDMGCGVASLGGFLLKENIMTLSFAPRDSHKSQIQFALERGIPAFLLMLGTRRLPFPAQSFDFVHCSRCLIPFTAYKLQLCNAKAFQA; this comes from the exons CGGCGATGGAGCCCGCGGTGGCTACAGCGGGTGAAGGGCAGCGGTTCAAGCGGATGGCAGTGGTCGTTCCTCGACGTCGTCTGGGGGGTCTTCCTCATCGCCGTGGTCGTCTTCCTCGCGCTCGTCTTCACGCTGCGCCGCGGGGACCCCGTCCTAACCGCCGCCTCCGTCGCCcgcgccggcggcagcggcggcgcggtgcCGCCGTGCGCCGTCTCGGAGGTGGACCTCCTCCCCTGCGAGGACCCGCGACGcagctcccgcctcagccgcgaGATGAACTACTACCGCGAGCGCCACTGCCCGGCTCGTGGCGAGGCGATCGCGTGCCTTGTGCCGCCGCCCCGAGGCTACCGCGTTCCCGTGCCCTGGCCCGAGAGCCTCCACAAG ATCTGGCATGATAACATGCCTTATGGTAAGATTGCTGAAAGAAAAGGTCATCAAGGGTGGATGAAGCATGAAGGTTCGCACTTCATTTTTCCTGGTGGTGGGACTATGTTCCCTGACGGAGCTGAACAATATATTGAAAAGCTTAGCCAGTATGTTCCACTGAAAACTGGTGTCGTCAGGACAGGTCTTGATATGGGATGCGGG GTTGCCAGCTTAGGTGGATTTTTGCTTAAGGAGAATATCATGACACTTTCATTTGCACCAAGAGATTCGCATAAGTCTCAAATACAATTTGCCTTGGAGAGAGGAATTCCAGCATTTCTTTTGATGTTGGGCACACGCCGTCTTCCTTTTCCAGCACAGTCCTTTGATTTTGTCCATTGTTCCCGGTGTTTGATACCTTTTACTGCCTATA AATTGCAGCTTTGCAACGCTAAGGCATTCCAAGCCTGA